In the genome of Desulfofarcimen acetoxidans DSM 771, one region contains:
- a CDS encoding IS630 family transposase: MRKLHLNNPQNLTIEDLNKIKRETPYKLRCRVQAVILVMKGRQAKQIAEYLDISEQTIRKYVAYFNEGGVKKLLHVSKKPGRPPRLTNEQKEEVKEVLKQSPSEVGFSTHTTWNCKTLAAYIYDTYGVKYTSDGVWRMLLKMDFRYNRPTYVLAKADPEKQKAFQDELEELKKSH; this comes from the coding sequence ATGAGGAAATTGCATTTAAACAATCCACAAAATTTAACCATTGAGGATTTGAATAAGATAAAAAGAGAAACACCATATAAACTAAGATGCAGAGTTCAAGCTGTTATTCTTGTCATGAAAGGGAGACAAGCAAAGCAGATTGCCGAATATCTTGATATAAGTGAACAAACCATAAGAAAATACGTTGCTTACTTTAATGAAGGTGGAGTTAAAAAACTGCTTCATGTATCAAAAAAGCCGGGAAGACCGCCAAGGCTAACCAATGAACAAAAAGAAGAGGTCAAAGAGGTACTGAAACAATCACCATCAGAGGTTGGTTTTAGTACCCATACTACTTGGAATTGTAAAACCCTCGCTGCTTACATTTATGATACATACGGCGTTAAATATACATCAGATGGTGTTTGGCGCATGCTTCTTAAGATGGATTTTCGTTATAATCGTCCCACTTATGTATTAGCCAAAGCTGATCCGGAAAAACAAAAAGCTTTTCAAGATGAGCTGGAAGAGTTAAAAAAATCTCACTGA